Proteins from a genomic interval of Symmachiella macrocystis:
- the cls gene encoding cardiolipin synthase, whose amino-acid sequence MNENQEKPNPQVLPSKPRFQRLKSIRQWYVRWRIYFVVVMHILGALSSIQAIMSTRTPQGATAWAISLNTCPYLAVPAYWVFGRSQFDGYDHLRHSKIAADSKTAQNAIRELSEKGMLFTPMTELERSQQRLLESIAEMPTTRYNDADLLINGEATFAAIFDRIASAEDYILIEFYIMRSDELGNKLKDALIAKAKEGVRVYVLYDGLGSKDLPNKYLQSLNDAGVKTAGFKTTKGWGNFTRVNFRNHRKIVLVDGKEAFVGGHNVGDEYVGKHPTLTPWRDTHVAIRGPVVLEAQVTFVEDWRYATGETLQLTWVPERAPKGDVRALCLPTGPADPFETGTLLLLDLINTARDRIWIASPYFVPDTQFVSALQLAALRGVDVRVLFPENNDDWLVDLTSYSYLDELGKVGVKFYRYEPGFMHQKVLLIDEGLSAIGTANFDNRSMRLNFEVTILLHDTDVASKVQAMLEADLKKSRQVAAKEFTQSSAPFRFLVKTARLLAPVQ is encoded by the coding sequence ATGAATGAAAACCAGGAAAAACCCAATCCGCAAGTGTTGCCCAGCAAACCCCGTTTCCAACGTCTAAAGTCGATTCGTCAGTGGTATGTTAGATGGCGAATCTACTTTGTAGTTGTCATGCACATCCTCGGGGCCTTGAGTTCCATTCAGGCGATCATGTCGACGCGCACGCCGCAGGGCGCGACCGCGTGGGCGATTTCACTCAACACGTGCCCCTACTTGGCAGTGCCCGCGTATTGGGTCTTTGGACGTTCGCAATTCGATGGCTACGACCATTTACGGCACAGTAAAATTGCAGCAGACAGCAAAACGGCACAGAACGCAATTCGTGAATTGAGCGAGAAGGGGATGTTGTTCACCCCAATGACTGAACTGGAACGAAGCCAGCAGCGGCTGTTGGAAAGCATCGCCGAGATGCCCACCACCCGCTACAACGATGCCGACTTGCTGATCAATGGTGAGGCCACATTTGCGGCAATATTTGACCGTATCGCATCCGCTGAGGACTATATCCTGATTGAGTTTTACATCATGCGCTCAGACGAATTGGGCAACAAGCTCAAAGATGCCTTGATTGCGAAGGCAAAGGAGGGGGTCCGTGTGTATGTGCTCTATGACGGACTCGGCAGCAAGGACTTACCAAACAAGTATTTACAGTCACTCAATGATGCGGGAGTCAAAACGGCTGGATTTAAAACGACGAAAGGCTGGGGTAATTTCACCCGGGTCAACTTTCGCAATCATCGGAAGATTGTGCTCGTCGATGGAAAAGAGGCCTTTGTCGGTGGTCACAACGTGGGGGATGAATATGTGGGGAAGCACCCCACACTGACGCCTTGGCGGGATACACACGTCGCTATCCGCGGCCCAGTGGTTCTCGAAGCACAGGTGACATTTGTAGAGGATTGGCGGTACGCCACTGGGGAGACGTTGCAATTGACATGGGTCCCAGAAAGAGCCCCCAAGGGGGATGTCCGTGCTCTCTGCCTGCCGACGGGTCCTGCCGATCCATTCGAGACAGGTACACTGCTCCTGCTCGACTTAATCAACACTGCCCGAGATCGGATTTGGATCGCCAGCCCTTATTTCGTCCCCGACACACAGTTTGTTTCCGCCCTCCAACTCGCTGCGCTGCGTGGAGTCGACGTGCGAGTGCTTTTTCCCGAGAACAACGATGACTGGCTCGTCGATTTGACTAGTTATTCGTACTTGGATGAATTGGGAAAAGTTGGCGTAAAATTCTATCGCTACGAACCGGGATTCATGCACCAGAAGGTCTTGCTTATTGATGAGGGACTTTCCGCCATCGGGACGGCCAATTTTGATAATCGTTCAATGCGATTGAACTTCGAAGTTACGATCCTACTTCACGATACTGATGTTGCTTCAAAAGTTCAGGCGATGCTCGAGGCTGACTTGAAGAAGAGCCGCCAGGTTGCTGCCAAAGAGTTCACACAGAGTTCGGCGCCGTTTCGCTTTTTGGTGAAAACCGCACGATTACTGGCTCCCGTACAATAA
- a CDS encoding transporter, with protein MPQMQILSQDVRHRIVLIPCFILLIVLLGNTCAFAQDFANPFQDSFRENLQEFQSEGDGEGEELLETDRDSFTPATTLVGRNRFMIESSYSFIDNRATADTNSFPELLTRYGLSDWFEIRLGWNFEAGGGGEISGVELGAEEEIGSFERETNVIYGFKVAVSEQEEWWPESAVIIHADTPTSGPNTATQFVAGYVFGWILPNQWTLDSALRYVAANDEGDHFNQWAPSVVLKVPVCERWDVHAEYFGIFSDNRANEGNPQYFSPGIHYLISPEFEIGVRTGWGLNQDAANFFSNVGVGVRF; from the coding sequence ATGCCACAGATGCAAATCCTCTCACAGGATGTGCGACATAGGATTGTCTTGATTCCGTGTTTCATCTTGCTAATCGTTCTTCTGGGTAACACGTGCGCATTCGCACAAGACTTCGCCAACCCATTTCAAGACTCGTTTCGTGAGAATCTACAAGAATTTCAGTCAGAAGGTGACGGTGAGGGAGAAGAGCTTCTCGAAACGGACCGAGATTCGTTCACTCCCGCGACGACGCTAGTGGGACGTAACCGGTTCATGATCGAGTCCTCCTACTCTTTTATTGATAACCGAGCCACCGCTGATACGAATAGCTTCCCCGAACTGCTCACCCGCTACGGTCTGAGCGACTGGTTCGAAATTCGTCTCGGTTGGAATTTTGAAGCCGGCGGCGGTGGCGAAATCAGCGGCGTCGAGCTTGGCGCTGAGGAGGAGATCGGTTCATTTGAGAGGGAAACGAATGTGATCTACGGTTTCAAGGTGGCGGTGTCTGAGCAGGAGGAATGGTGGCCGGAGTCCGCAGTGATCATTCATGCCGACACCCCCACTTCCGGTCCCAATACTGCGACACAATTTGTAGCTGGCTACGTCTTCGGCTGGATCTTGCCGAATCAATGGACACTAGACTCTGCTTTACGGTATGTCGCCGCGAACGACGAGGGTGATCACTTTAATCAGTGGGCTCCCTCGGTGGTCCTCAAGGTGCCGGTTTGCGAGCGCTGGGACGTACATGCCGAGTACTTCGGAATCTTTTCGGACAACCGAGCCAATGAGGGAAACCCACAATACTTTAGCCCCGGCATTCACTACTTGATATCACCGGAGTTCGAAATTGGCGTCCGAACCGGCTGGGGCCTTAACCAAGACGCCGCTAATTTCTTCTCCAATGTTGGAGTTGGTGTACGATTCTGA
- a CDS encoding calcium-binding protein, which translates to MNNHKTRTMQFENLEDRRVMTAGVDIDLDDGVLEVEGSEKSEKIYIQYHDHDEVEVKIYQQKDGKWKLKKRKDYDLDKVDEIKVFAGAGNDYVVNRTDIVMAAYGETGNDTLYGGGGNDSLWGMDGRDRLVGRDGHDRIDGGSGNDRLYGLDGNDIMTGQAGRDYLSGGDDHDVMNGGRDNDRLGGGRGNDALYGGSGDDHLFGNNDHDKLYGQSGTDYLSGGAGNDWIDGGNDDTTDTLYSGGGYDHIVQHHNLKPGIFGIKFWQAEESIRDASWYDTVKNEYHR; encoded by the coding sequence ATGAACAATCACAAGACACGAACGATGCAATTCGAGAACCTGGAAGATCGCCGCGTAATGACCGCCGGTGTCGACATCGACTTAGACGACGGCGTGCTGGAAGTCGAAGGCTCGGAAAAATCCGAGAAGATCTACATCCAGTACCACGATCACGACGAAGTTGAAGTCAAGATCTACCAGCAAAAGGATGGCAAATGGAAGTTGAAAAAACGCAAGGATTACGATTTGGATAAGGTCGACGAAATCAAAGTATTCGCTGGGGCCGGCAATGACTACGTCGTCAATCGCACAGACATCGTCATGGCAGCATATGGCGAGACTGGAAACGACACGCTGTATGGCGGGGGCGGCAACGATTCGCTGTGGGGCATGGATGGACGTGACAGGTTGGTGGGCCGCGATGGCCACGACCGGATCGATGGCGGCAGCGGAAATGACCGGCTCTACGGGCTAGACGGCAACGATATCATGACCGGGCAGGCCGGCCGCGACTATCTGTCTGGCGGCGACGACCATGACGTGATGAACGGCGGTAGGGACAACGACCGCCTGGGGGGGGGACGTGGTAACGATGCCTTGTATGGAGGGAGCGGCGACGATCACCTGTTCGGCAACAACGACCACGACAAGCTCTACGGTCAAAGCGGCACGGACTACTTGTCCGGTGGTGCCGGAAATGATTGGATCGACGGCGGCAACGACGATACCACAGACACGTTGTACAGCGGTGGGGGCTACGACCACATCGTACAACACCACAATCTGAAACCTGGGATTTTCGGCATCAAGTTTTGGCAAGCTGAGGAGAGTATCAGGGATGCGTCATGGTACGACACGGTAAAGAACGAGTACCACCGCTAG
- a CDS encoding serine/threonine-protein kinase: MDNGQTPHSDLVENLVFRFETAWQGGEPPGINDFLPETADDRWGVLVELVHVDLEFRLKSDNDIRVERYFDQFPEWADHADDAVDLIAAEYDLRARNDSPPSLDEYRGRFPRLWDRLLDRLTATYCAAGETLRGSHSQSGNDGDQTQIYGAAGNPEDAPSGNRGGFRYRIISNHASGGLGDVFLAHDGEVSREVALKQLKSQFADDPDSQARFLREAEITGGLEHPGIVPVYGMGAYGDGRPYYAMRFVRGGSFKAAIEQYQEIAGVRELDSLRTLKLRKLLARFIEVCHAIDYAHSRGVVHRDIKPANIMLGKYGETLVVDWGLAKPIGRVETSSSTDEVTLRPQSGSGSSATQMGSAVGTPAYMSPEQAAGQVDSLGPATDIFSLGATLYHLLTGQSPQTSLDLPVVLSRATRGEFRVPHEVCDDVPAGLEAICLKAMALRPEDRYRTAGAIAADIENWLADEPVAAHREPWKDRARRWMRRHRTIVSSGVVAGVLLITTTIAGLFAWDQARQEARFRSDRVQSAVLTADESAIAELRGDRFSAAVAILDTALDQLKSQPQLTDLRSRIEHRREHVQRLVDFYRLAAQAEELAVFENDATATIASQSALDALKIFDHADWWAHLPDEELSAQQADRLCQTIYDQLLLLALLKGKSILLNILSPASVEESRQLLDIAELAERFRRAESITALQACANLRLGRGLVFPDVMSLRPESAADNNAVGIMTWSMSQNPVMRNLVLAGRSFDGDLMEVARGFLVRAAALDPDRFLTMFTLGFVCRQLGDYAAAQQAFNQCIVLRPDDCLAYCIRAETYLAEAADTGDQQHKTTLWHAALVDAEKARDLAPMTHYVHWYRGLVLRDMEQTPEAVAAFIEAVRLGKPAVRDLSRVLNKNRESVQEARAYANQLLDVEPDNADYRMLLATAEWSLGNDSAAADAAESVLTKQPNRAAALAIRGAAAMHSGNRKAAISDFRAALDIDPTNYEAAMGLGRSLASSKEYSAALAAFDRGNSIAKTDWQLAEAELGRCEVFTRMTRFSDAAHALRAALASDASCDLEKVAQLAAEYKATAVTEIIDSRRASKFGEKTTRRRFPVLPFLNGGFELGLSAYWGQAEAGKPIWWNRGGCRSVAEVSRDDRHSGELSLRIHHTSPAAEGVIAETSQIVPATPDARYRISLWAKADGLAVNGAYVVVGSAINVPHVALPAGTYGWQQVTGEFTANGDQVRLRIVSRDVGDVWLDDIRVELAEE; this comes from the coding sequence GTGGATAATGGACAGACTCCTCATTCCGATTTGGTCGAGAATCTGGTATTTCGCTTCGAAACGGCTTGGCAGGGGGGCGAGCCACCGGGGATCAACGATTTTCTGCCGGAAACGGCTGACGACCGGTGGGGCGTCCTGGTGGAATTGGTCCATGTCGACTTGGAGTTCCGACTCAAGTCGGACAATGACATACGAGTCGAGCGCTATTTCGATCAATTCCCCGAATGGGCCGATCATGCGGACGACGCTGTCGATCTGATTGCGGCCGAATACGATCTCCGCGCCCGCAACGATTCGCCGCCCAGTCTTGACGAATACCGCGGGCGGTTTCCCAGGCTTTGGGACCGGCTGTTGGATCGGCTCACGGCGACATATTGCGCAGCTGGTGAGACGTTACGGGGCTCACATTCGCAGTCAGGCAACGACGGGGACCAAACACAAATTTACGGTGCTGCCGGTAACCCAGAAGATGCCCCGTCAGGGAATCGCGGTGGATTTCGATATCGCATTATTAGCAACCATGCTAGCGGTGGACTGGGAGATGTGTTTCTCGCGCACGACGGAGAGGTCTCGCGCGAGGTGGCGCTGAAGCAACTCAAGTCGCAATTCGCGGACGACCCCGATAGTCAGGCGCGGTTTCTCCGCGAGGCGGAGATTACCGGCGGGTTGGAACATCCGGGCATCGTGCCGGTTTACGGGATGGGGGCGTATGGGGACGGGCGGCCATATTATGCGATGCGGTTCGTACGGGGCGGCAGTTTCAAAGCGGCGATCGAGCAGTACCAAGAGATCGCCGGCGTGCGAGAATTGGACAGTCTACGCACGTTGAAGCTTCGAAAGTTGCTGGCGCGATTCATCGAAGTGTGTCACGCCATCGACTATGCCCACAGCCGAGGCGTCGTGCATCGCGATATCAAGCCGGCGAACATCATGCTTGGTAAATACGGCGAGACGTTGGTGGTGGATTGGGGATTGGCGAAACCGATCGGCCGTGTGGAGACCAGTAGTTCAACTGATGAGGTCACGCTGCGCCCGCAATCGGGCAGCGGTTCGTCGGCGACACAAATGGGCAGCGCCGTGGGAACACCGGCGTACATGAGTCCCGAACAAGCGGCCGGGCAGGTCGACAGTCTGGGGCCGGCGACGGACATATTTAGTTTGGGCGCCACACTTTATCATCTGCTGACTGGCCAATCGCCACAGACATCTCTGGATTTACCTGTCGTGTTAAGCCGTGCCACCCGCGGCGAATTCCGGGTACCGCATGAAGTTTGCGATGACGTTCCCGCGGGGTTGGAGGCGATCTGTCTTAAAGCGATGGCGTTGCGACCTGAAGACCGCTACCGAACGGCCGGTGCAATCGCGGCCGATATCGAAAATTGGCTGGCTGACGAGCCGGTCGCCGCACATCGAGAACCGTGGAAGGACCGCGCGCGGCGGTGGATGCGGCGGCATCGCACGATTGTTTCGTCGGGGGTAGTCGCCGGCGTGCTATTGATCACCACTACAATTGCGGGGCTATTCGCATGGGACCAGGCTCGTCAAGAGGCTCGTTTCCGGAGCGACCGGGTACAATCTGCCGTCCTCACAGCCGACGAATCGGCCATCGCCGAATTGCGCGGCGATCGTTTTTCGGCGGCCGTCGCGATTTTGGACACCGCACTTGATCAACTCAAGTCCCAGCCACAACTGACGGATCTTCGCTCGCGCATTGAGCACCGCCGAGAACACGTTCAACGACTCGTGGATTTTTATAGGCTCGCCGCACAAGCTGAAGAACTGGCCGTTTTCGAAAACGATGCCACGGCCACCATCGCATCGCAAAGCGCATTGGACGCGTTGAAGATCTTCGACCATGCCGATTGGTGGGCGCACCTGCCCGACGAGGAACTTTCGGCTCAGCAGGCCGATCGCTTGTGCCAGACAATCTATGACCAGCTGTTATTGCTGGCGCTGCTTAAGGGCAAGTCGATCCTTTTGAATATTCTGTCACCGGCCTCGGTTGAGGAGAGCCGCCAGTTGTTGGATATCGCAGAGTTGGCGGAACGTTTTCGACGTGCAGAGTCGATTACCGCGTTGCAGGCCTGTGCGAATTTGCGGTTGGGGAGGGGGTTGGTTTTTCCCGACGTAATGAGTCTGAGACCGGAATCTGCTGCTGATAACAATGCGGTCGGGATCATGACATGGAGTATGTCGCAAAATCCCGTCATGCGCAACTTGGTCCTTGCCGGGCGGAGTTTCGATGGGGACTTGATGGAGGTTGCGCGAGGATTTCTTGTTCGGGCGGCCGCATTGGATCCCGACCGTTTTTTGACGATGTTCACGCTGGGATTTGTATGTCGGCAACTTGGGGATTACGCTGCCGCTCAGCAGGCCTTCAATCAATGCATCGTGTTGCGTCCCGATGACTGTCTCGCGTATTGCATCCGTGCCGAAACGTACTTGGCCGAAGCCGCAGATACCGGGGACCAACAGCACAAAACCACATTGTGGCATGCGGCACTGGTCGATGCTGAGAAAGCCCGCGATCTCGCCCCAATGACCCATTATGTGCATTGGTACCGTGGACTCGTTCTTCGTGATATGGAACAGACGCCCGAGGCCGTTGCCGCATTCATCGAGGCGGTACGACTCGGCAAACCGGCCGTTCGAGACCTCAGCCGCGTGCTCAACAAGAATCGTGAATCAGTCCAAGAAGCGCGGGCCTATGCTAACCAGTTGTTGGATGTAGAGCCGGATAATGCCGACTATCGGATGTTGCTGGCGACGGCCGAGTGGTCATTGGGAAATGATTCTGCCGCGGCGGATGCGGCCGAAAGCGTGCTGACGAAGCAACCCAATCGTGCAGCGGCGCTGGCGATCCGGGGGGCTGCCGCAATGCACTCGGGTAATCGAAAAGCTGCGATTTCGGATTTTCGTGCTGCACTGGACATTGATCCTACGAATTATGAAGCGGCGATGGGACTGGGCCGCAGCCTCGCATCCTCTAAAGAATACTCGGCCGCGCTCGCGGCATTTGACCGCGGGAATTCGATCGCAAAAACGGACTGGCAACTCGCCGAAGCCGAACTGGGCCGATGTGAAGTGTTCACGCGAATGACGCGGTTCTCTGATGCGGCGCACGCTCTGCGAGCTGCCCTGGCCAGTGACGCGAGTTGCGATCTCGAGAAAGTCGCTCAACTCGCTGCCGAATACAAGGCGACTGCCGTCACGGAAATCATCGACAGTCGACGCGCTTCGAAATTCGGCGAAAAAACAACTCGGCGGCGTTTTCCGGTGCTGCCTTTTTTAAACGGTGGATTTGAGCTGGGACTGTCTGCATATTGGGGACAAGCCGAAGCAGGGAAACCGATTTGGTGGAATCGAGGCGGATGTCGATCCGTCGCTGAAGTTTCACGTGACGACCGGCACAGCGGTGAATTGTCGTTGCGCATTCACCACACATCACCGGCCGCCGAAGGTGTGATTGCTGAGACAAGTCAAATTGTGCCCGCCACGCCGGATGCCCGTTACCGAATCTCATTGTGGGCAAAGGCTGATGGTTTGGCAGTCAATGGGGCATACGTGGTCGTCGGTTCGGCAATCAACGTCCCGCACGTCGCTCTCCCTGCGGGTACATACGGCTGGCAACAAGTCACCGGCGAATTCACTGCCAATGGTGACCAGGTTCGGTTGCGGATTGTCTCCCGCGATGTGGGCGACGTGTGGTTGGATGACATTCGCGTTGAATTGGCGGAAGAATAG